The Nerophis lumbriciformis linkage group LG36, RoL_Nlum_v2.1, whole genome shotgun sequence DNA window acactggcgagccaatcagaggcacacaagggagggtcatatgatgattgtagggacggtgtggcgcagtggaagaatggccgtgcgcgacccgagggtccctggttcaatccccacgtagtaccaacctcgtcatgtccgttgtgtcctgagcaagacacttcacccttgctcctgatgggtgctggttagcgccttgcatggcagctccctccatcagtgtgtgaatgtgtgtgtgaatgggtaaatgtggaggtagtgtcaaagcgctttgagtaccttgaaggtagaaaagcgctatacaagtacaacccatttatcatttatcattgatatatgatgatgatttgacacactttgcacctataagagatcagtatctacatcgggacaaggtcattaaacagCATTGATACgataaaataagcagctagcacggtctttcagattaactggataaattagaattagctaatacaacgctaacgttCGCTAGCTCAGGCCTgttgtgcgttctctctgtaaagatgtggattgtttttgtgcagagaactccgggcattttgcatataatgccCTGTGACCAAGACCGCTCTGGCTgctgtgccctctgctggttgttcaggggagtgtgtcggTTACGTTTATTTGTATAACGTGTAAAGTTTGAGTACATTTtttcttattcttgttaaaaagatgaataccttgctcattttgcaaagcagaccTTGTTTTTAATGGCAGTACATCTGGGATACACCAGCGTTTAAAGCGGAGACATGACGTCGGACATCTAGAGGGAGGATGCGGTCTCAGCCTTGGTAAGAGCGTTAGCTGCTACCTTGATAGCTCGCTAACAAGAGTCGAAGTTGAGTGAAAAATAGATTTagctatcattttagccaaagtcagccaactaaactttgtctacatcaattcaagcACGTTTTAAAGCAGTGTCAATTTCAAATATACtgtacaatctattaaatagccaacatattaagaattaatcaaatatataattctacacattgagtctattagagtgctaaaactgccaatggttaatcaatagtcaatataccagtgtgcagatgtttaaacatcacaaagtACTTTTTATTTTGAGGAAGTTAccctgctattttaactgttttttttttttaaatacataaacaaggttaattgttttttttagcactttgccatTCCTTTCTTTTTaatggacaacattttattaGTGAGTTGATGAGGAcactccagggtgtaccccgcctaccgcccgaatgcagctgagataggctccagcaccccccgccaccccgaacgggataagcggtagaaaatggatggatggattttcacttttgtaacagctgaatgagcagcacagttacagtataaataaatatttacgaaCTAGTCACCTTTATTGTTTGTAAGCACATTCCTAAAATAACTATGTAATAACTAAATAGCcaatggaaaaattagagccattgaaaacgtgtacgctttattatccgattagtcgactaattgttaggataatcgttgactaatcgactatcaaaataatcgttagttgcaagcCTACTTAACagcaattaaattatatatatatatatatatatatatatatatatatatatatatatatatatatatatatatatatatatatatatatattagggctgcaacaactaatcgattaaaatcgattatgaaAATAGTTGGCGATGAATTTAGCCATCGTTCGTtgcatctatgctatgcgcatgcgcagaggcattttttaaaaattataaacctttatttataaactgcaacatgtacaaacagatgagaaacaataatcaaaataagtatggtgccagtatgctggtttttttccaataaaataccggaaaggatagaaatgtagtttgtctcttgtaTCCGATtactaatcgattaatcgaagtaataatcgacagattaatcgattatcaaattaatcgttagttgcagccctaatatatatatatatatatatatatatatatatatatatatatatatatatatatatatatccattcatacgttacattactttgatttatttttacgaaaaaaatccCCCACAAATTCTTCATCGAACTGCGCATGTAAGTGATGTCGAGGCCATATTGGGGCCTTTGCACGTTTATACcgtagtctgataaagatcacaatttacttgcagtgtaatccCATTTGGGACacattggcctgcagtgtaaacgtagtctatcACACATTGTCTTTATGtacattactattatcattattattactccaATTATGTgggtagttaccgtatttttcggactataagtcgcagtttttttcatagtttggccgggctccagggcaaattatatatgtttttttccttctttattatgcattttcggcaggtgcaacttatactccggtgcgacttatactccgaaaaatacggtagttattggcTCGTTTTACTGTCATCACTTAGTACTTGTGTATGTGCAAaactaaataaaacacatttttatacacgaGTAAATGATGAtttacagcccaattttcatcaatgaatatattctgtagacataccctaatccgcgctcttttcctgaaagctgatctgtccagttttggagttgatgtcagcaggccagggaagctagggtggatagggggtttagctcgctcgtctgcgggaacaaattgccgccatttcttgtcgtgctaccgaggtcctttgtccctgaattgctcacacactccggcagattcaatgggggtctggcggcagatttttttgactttatcgttggaaatgcatctgctttgagtgtcgcaggatatccacacattcttgccatctctgtcgtagcatagctttcgtcggtaaagtgtgcggaacaaacgtccaatttcttgccactttcgcatctttgggccactggtgcaacttgaatccgtccctgttcgtgttgttacaccctccgacaacacaccgacgaggcatgatgtctccaaggtacggaaaacagtcgaaaaaacggaaaataacagagctgatttgcctcggtgtttgagaaaatggcggattgcttcccgatgtgacgccacgttgtgatgtcatcgctccgagagcgaattttagaaaggcgtttaattcgccaaaattcacccatttagagttcggaaatcggttaaaaaaatatatggtctttttttctgcaacgtcaaggtatatattgacgcttacataggtctggtgataatgttcccctttaagtttacaCTTGTTCAAGAGCAAGTATTGATGCGGAGTTATAGATATTTTATCCCACtcatgtttgtgtgttttgcttttcttaataatgtttacagcattatttgcactttatactgttcacttttttactgttcaatgatgccatttctgtttgtcatgtataattttgtctattttttgttcatccttgaataaacaggtcagtttcttgttaccaaccattgtgtattattcaaactcacataattcagctggctagtttttatcaagagtaccgtatttttcggagtataagtcgcacctgccgaaaatacataataaagaaggaaaaaaacatatataaatcgcactggagcccggccaaactatgaaaaaaactgcgacttatagtccgaaaaatacggtactaaaacccttttcaacatgaatcttACAACTAAGTAGGATaaaaaactttaaactttaatacatgctcggataggccagtatccgtatcggatcggaagagcaaaaacaacatcggtatcggatcagaagtgcaaaaacctggatcgggacatccctaattcagtgTAGCATACTTTTAGTTTTGGTCGATTGGTAGTAGTATGAGTGCACCCTTAAAGGCAGTGCCCTACTGTAGTTGTGCTGCTGTGCAATGTGAGCGACTTACAGTGTTgtataaaaacagcaacaaccGCAAGCCGGCTTTATAAAAGTGTGGCTGTGTTGGTTTCTGCAACAGATGGCAACTTCTCTGACAATGACAAtctcacttcctgttttgaaaCATAATTTCTTTTTCAGGATGTCGCGTTTTTCCTTTGTATGGTCTGCTTGGTCTAACTGCGGCGTTCTTTATGGTGCTGTGTAGGACATATTAGAACATCGTGCTTTTGCACTGTGCCGCACCGCCCACATGCATCCTTCACACTTTCACCTCAATCAattgcacacatacacacacacacacactaaagtgtcACAAAAACTAAACTTGTGAGGTATAGTCAAAGCAAAAAGGGCTGGGTCCTGGCTTTATGTGAAAAGGAACAAATGAACCCCCGTACCTCTTCTTCACTGGACCACGCAGGCCGTGCAGCAGGGCTCCTGCTTCTCCGGCAGCGTGGAATAGTTCATCTGACGCACGATCTCGGCGAACAGCTCGTCCACCATGGTCTTGCTCTTGGCAGACGTTTCGATGAAGGGGCAGCCCCACTCCTGAGCCAGGGCCCGACCGTCCGAGCCGGCGACCTCGCGCTCCGACTCCAGGTCCACTTTGTTGCCCACCAGGATCAGCGGGACCTTCTCAAAACGCTTCACTCGCACTATTTGGTCTCGCATGGGTCTGATATCCTAATGGAAGACATTCAAACATTTTGTACGAGTCAATATCGTGTGTGTTGTTATTTTACAAAGATTAAAATAGTCCATAGAACAATGATAACGACAAATGGACATGTCGTTAATGtcagtttttaaaaaacaaactgtATGGCGCAGCCACCCTCTCCCTGAGCTTGGGAAAATAGCTCCAGATTATAGGAGAGAGAGAGAATAGTGTCTCCACTCTTTTATATCTTGCATGAATGGACATATTTTCTGTAGAAATCTAAGACATTTTAGATTAAACTACATCGATCTGTGCTTTGTAAGTTTGCCTTCCGGAAGATTGGTAtcgattagtgttgtcccgacaccaatattttggtaccgttaccggtaccaaaatgtatctcAATACTTTtagatacatttctaaataaagggttccacaaaaaatgtcattattgtctttatttgaacaaaaaatcttagggtacacgaaacatatgtttattattgtaatttagtccttaaataaaatagtgaacatactagacaacttgtcttttagtagtaagtaaacaaacaaagactcctaattagtctgctgacgtatgcagtaacatattgggtccaccccgggacccggggtggaccgctcgcctgtgcatcggctgggaacatctctgcgctgctgacctgtctccgctcgggatggtgtcctgctggccccactatggactggactcttactattatgttggatccactatggactggactctcacaatattatgtcagacccactcgacatccattccattcggtctcccctagagggggggggttacacacatatgcggtcctctccaaggtttctcatagtcattcacatcgacgtcccactggggtgagtttttccttgcccttatgtgggctctgtaccgaggatgtcgttgcggcttgtgcagccctttgagacacttgtgatttagggctatataaataaacattgattgattgattgattgatattgtgtgatttatctacctattattttgtcattatgagggacaaattgtaaaaaaaattattattaatttacttgttcatttactgttattatctgcttaatttctgttttaacatgttctatctacacttatgttaaaatgtaataatcacttattcttctcttctttgatactttacattagttttggatgataccacacatttaggtatcgatccgataccaagtagttacaggatcatacattggtcatattcaaagtcctcatgtgtccagggacgtatttccatttttaaaaaatgaaagaaaattttgtatcatagtatcgactagatacgcttttgtacttggtatcattacagtggatgttaggtgtagatccaccaatggcgtttgtttacattcaggaaatgTGCTATTAgcggtgacgccagtgagctacggtgtgtagtgaagcatgtttagctattcctcgttctccagtgataatgttacttgtaaataaataaataaataaataaatgggttgtacttgtatagtgcttttctaccttcaaggtactcaaagcgctttgacactacttccacatttacccattcacacacacattcacacactgatggagggagctgccatgcaaggcactaaccagcacccatcaggagcaagggtgaagtgtcttgctcaggacacaacggacatgacgaggttggtactaggtgggggttgaaccagggaccctcgtgtcgcgcacggccactcttccactgcgccacgccgtccctggtaagaaacttactttatttgtcgccatggagacgaggattagtgatttagaagtagctaaaacactgccgactgtggatggactttagctagccatgtcttaaagcacatcttcctgagggtgtttcagtgttataacttcacctttgtcttgactttttacaccaaaatgcatccattctcccttttctgtctacacagtgtgtctgcttgtaagtactctgtgtgtgtgcgctgccaaacatgctcctctgctcgtaaaaccagtaaCCTCACGGCGTGACGACGGGggtgtgggggaccggtactttttttagagggtggtatagtaccgaatatgattcattagcatcacggtactatactaataccggtataccgtacaaccctagtatcgaTCCAATATCGTTTTAAAAGGCAATCTATTTTATCGATActggaaaaaggaaaaaaaggataaaaacggCAAACATTACAATATGTTTAGCACTTTCAATAACAAGGGCGTTGAACGTTATTCAAGTCTGTCTGCCCGCCATCAGtcgtcaaaacaaaaatggcggatagCTACGGTGGCCGAGAAAGGTCAGCACAAATGCATACGCCACAAGACTACATCATCAATTACAatgcaacaactttcagctacagcacgattgcaacagccacaacacattcacatgacacaacacaataatatacagccacaacacaataatatacaGCCACAACGCAACTTTGAGCCACAAAGAATGTGACATACAAAATGCGAGTTACGGCGATGGAAGGTTGATAAGAGTGTAACGGACATGGTATATTAGCATTATTGGAAAAGTTATCAATGACTGAAAAAGTGGTCACACGTTTCCTACTTTGTTCACTACACCGTTTTCAACCTTCTTAAGTCGGCGAGTTGCCgaaacttgtccctttcggggtcgcggggggtgctggagcctatctcagctgcattcgggcggaaggcggggtacaccctggacaagtccccacctcatcgcagggccaacacagatagacagacaacattctcttattattataatcaaatgacagcagtcatttccatgagattattttctaatataagtgtttaggcccacttatacaataacaaaaaatattgtttttcatgaactgtgtacttgtattgtttgtctgggtggaggtcctgctttggaaataatttgtacccccttcagacattgcatttagttcccattaaaacattcacatgttgcacaatgagatgtaagcaggggatcatgtgtacattcctgcaacttcctgtttgtaaaaaatatatttttattagtttttatttaatatactaacagcatttcatgattaatatttataaattaagatccctaataaatgacacaagaATAAGCACAcaattgattggtaaatcatagtgtaatgacctggaatgacactttatatgtggtgttggagttgtccgactttttgtgttgctgtaaacgcatcactggctaagtgccatatgtgcatgtgttggcgcaagtgagaaagagcgagcggctgctgttgatataacaaagttgcttttggtctggtttgtactgcagagaatgaccagttttgctagatataattttttttactaatgttttggtgatatgtttatggccgacaataaagagttttgctcagtaaagcgatcgatggaattcatgtcctaaaagcgtctcgacagacgttacaatatttgaacaatgatgacgaaaacggttttctctgtcgtgtcgcttatttttttatttgattttgtgcgtggcatagatttgccgtgcgcagaggacgcttgagcagtgcgcaattgctcaggcgcgcaccttagagggaacattggtctcaggtgtgattcacgacaatagggccccacagcacactggattccagttcattgaaataccacaacactggatatagttcaggtaagttacatttaagaagctgcacacaaagcaacactagagGTGACTATgataaacggtggcattgttgtgtgtggactcggataaggttaggtgggatttacactggataaccttatctggcttagtgtaaacggggcctaagactTCATGGGCGGAGCAGCAGCTTGAGTAAAATAATCTGCTGCTTTTAATAAATGGACTTTTAGTTGACCCAGTGAGTGAATAGATTGTTTTTGGTGGGCATAAACTTCACACAAACAGTTTTTCAGGATCATGGCAGGCCCGGGCTGTGATGTCTTTGAGAAGCGAGGCTCCCACTTTGAAAAGAAGCCCAGACAAGGTGTTGTTTACCTGGAAAGACTGCTGGTTGACCAGGCTGTAGACCAGGATGAAGCCCTGGCCGTTCTTGATGTACAGGTCTCTCATGGAGGCGAACTGCTCCGTGCCCGCCGTGTCCAGGATCTCCAGCACGGAGGGCGACGAGTCCACCTCGATCTCCTTCCGGTAGAAGTCCTCGATGGTGGGGTCATACTTCTCGATGAAGGTGCCGGTGACAAACTGCACGGTGAGCGCGGACTTGCCCACGCCGCCGCTGCCCAACACGACCACTTTGTATTCTTTCATTGCTAACTTTAGCAGCTAAGGGCTTCGCTACACTGCTAGCGCGCTAGAGTCGCTCCCCAAACATTtaaccgctttttttttttttaagtgacagCAAATGAGGCGACTTAAAAGGAAATATATTCGTTCACAATATGGGCCCTGGCGCTCATATTTGTTTAAGCCACACCGCCAAAATGAGGTTAAAACTCGGCTAGAAAAAAGTTGATATCCGCTGTTAGCTAGCTCGTCTGTTGCTAAGTGCCATGCTAAAACTTTAAAGGTCCGACTTAATTAAACAGCGGGACACAGTTAGGAAAATATGTCTTCTTGTTACACACGCGGTGTAACGCAGTAGATTTAGCCGACATGCAGTACACTAATTCCCGTATAAACACACGCCGGTGTCGCCGACCGCAGCCTTGCCTGTCTTCCTTGTGTCCGGCCGGGCCTACTTCTACTTCCGGCCGGGCCTGCTTCTGTTTCCGGCCAGGGGTACCACCGTGGGGAGCCCCGTGTGTGCTATTGACGCGCAGCCAGTAAATATACCGCTGAATAGTTCATCTGAAAACAACCGACGAACAAAGCGGCGTCGGTAAAGAAATGTTACAAGACACGGAGAAGAATTTATGGCGTAAAAAAACACCCATTTGGCGTCCTAACCGATTTCTTGGGAGCCAACGGCCAGCTTCCGGTTGGATGTTTTTCCACAATAAAAGCACAGTGTTGTTATATTTTACCTCGCAAGTTTAATGACAAAACAAAAACTCACACTTTAGGTTTTTCTATAACctaatttaaaataatatatattcataCCGTGTCCACTTAAAATAAGTGCATTTTTAAAACTGTTACACATAAAACAATTGGGGGATTTGAACTTGTTGGCGATATATATTCATACTGTGTCCACTTAAAATAAGTGCATCTTTTAAAACTGTTACACATAAAACAATTTTGGGATTTTAACCTGTTGGCTCCGGTAAGAAATGTTACAAGACAAAGAGAAGAATTTATggcgtaaaaaaaaacatttggcttCCTAACCGATTTCCTGGGGAGCCAACGGCCAGCTTCCGCCGTCACCTCCGGTTGGATGTTTTTTCCACAATAAAAGCACAGTGGTATTATATTTTACCTCGCACATTTTAATGACAAAACAAAAACTCACACTTTAAGTTTTTCCATAacctaattaaaaaataatatatattcatactGTGTCCAACCAATTAAATAAGTGCATCTTTTAAAACTGTTACACATAAAACTATTTTGGGATTTTAACCTGGTAAGAAATGTTACAAGACACGGAGAAGAATTTATGGCGTAAAACCCCCCCATTTGGCTTCCTAACCGATTTCCTGGGAGCGAACGGCCAGCTTCCGCCGTCGCTTCCGGTTGgatgtttttcacaataaaaccacATTACCTCACACGTTTAATGACAAAACATATCATCTTTGGATCTAAAACAAAAACTCACACTTAGGGTTAATTTAAAATAGTATATAATCATACTTTGTCCGATTAAAATAAGTGCATATTTTAAAACTGTTACAGCCCGAAATACACATAATTTTGGGTGGGGGGGGTCTTTAACCTGTTGGCGCCGGTAAGAAATGTTACAAGACACGGAGAAGAATTTATGGCGGAAAAAACACCCATTTGGCGTCCTAGCCGATTTCCTGGGAGCCAACGGTCAGCTTCCGGTTGGATGTTTTTCCACAATAAAGGCACAGTGTGTTTATATATTTCCTCGCACATTTAATGACAAAACATATCatctttagatttaaaaaaaactcacacTTTAGGGTTTTCCATAACctaatttaaaataatatatattcatactTTGTCCACTTAAAATAAGTGCATCTTTTGAAGCTGTTACACATAAAACCATTTGGGGATTTTAACCTGTTAGCGCCGGTAAGAAATGTTACAAGACAAAGAGAAGAATttatggcattaaaaaaaaacccatttgCCTTCCTAACCGATTTCCTGGGGAGCCAACGGCCAGCTTCCGCAGTCACTTCCGGTTGGCTGTTCTTTCCACAATAAAAGCACAGTGTTATTATATTTTACCTCGCACATTTAATGACAAAACATATCATCTTTAGATCTAAAAAAAACTCACACTTTAGGTTTTTCCTTACCTAATTTAAAATAATATGTTTTCATACTGTGTCCACAAAAACTCACACTTTAGGTTTTTCCATGACCTAATTTAAAGTAATATATATTCATACTTTGTCCACTTAAAATAAGTGCATCTTTTAAAACCGTTACACATAAAACAATTTTGGGATTTTAACCTGTTGGCGCCGGTAAGAAATGTTACAAGACAAAGAGAAGAATTTATGGCATAAAAAACACCCGTTTGGCTTCCTGGGGAGCCAACGGCCAGCTTCCGCCGTCACTTCCGGTTGGATTTGTCTTCCACAATAAAAGCTGTTGTTATATTGTACCTCGCACATTTAATGACAAAACATATCATCTTTAAATCTAAAACAAAAACTCACACTTTAGGTTTTTCCATAACCTAATTTAAAATACTA harbors:
- the rap2c gene encoding ras-related protein Rap-2c; this translates as MKEYKVVVLGSGGVGKSALTVQFVTGTFIEKYDPTIEDFYRKEIEVDSSPSVLEILDTAGTEQFASMRDLYIKNGQGFILVYSLVNQQSFQDIRPMRDQIVRVKRFEKVPLILVGNKVDLESEREVAGSDGRALAQEWGCPFIETSAKSKTMVDELFAEIVRQMNYSTLPEKQEPCCTACVVQ